The genomic interval TGGGCGTGGTGTGGGGGAGGTTCATGTCGGCGTGGGCGTCCACCCAGATGACGCCGACGGACGCCCCCCGGGACCCGTAATGGTCGGCCACGGCCGCCACCGACCCGATCGAGAGCGAATGGTCTCCGCCGAGCACGAGCGGCGTGCAGCCCCGGGCCAGCCCTTCGCGCACGAGCTCTTGCGTCTCGTCCGCGACGTGGACGATCTCGTCCAGGAAGCGCAACTCGTGCTCGCCCGCGTCCGTGGTCTCCAGCCCGCCAGCCGTCACGGTGCCCAGTTCCGTGATGCTGTGGCCGATGGCTTCGATCTCCCGGCTGATCCCGGCGATGCGCAGAGCGGAGGGTCCCATGTCCACGCCCCGGCGTCCGGCGCCGAGGTCGATGGAGACGGAGATCAGCGCGATGTCCATCTGGCCGCCTTCAGCGCATGTAGCAGGGGACCGCGTTGGCGGCGGCCCAGGGGTGGACGATCCGGAGGGCGAGCCCGCCGGCGCCGTCGTCCTGCCACTGGACCTGCAACCCCTTGAGCCCGCGCTGGGCGCCGGCCTCCCCGTCGTCGATGGGGGCGACCTCGTACGGACCCGCGATGGTCCCGGTCCGAGCCGAGAACAGGTAGTCGCGGAGCGCGCCGCGGTTGGTTCCGCCCGGCCCGGCGGCCGTCTGGTCGAGCCCTTCGGCCAGGAGTTCCACGGCCGCGAAGCCGCCCGCCGCGTGGTAGCCGGGCGTCGTTCCGTGCGCCGCCCGGTAGCGGCTGACGAAGGTTGCGTTGTCCGCGATGAAGCCGACCGTCTGGAGGGCCGGGTGCCACGGCGAGTTGCCGGCGACGCACCGGGCGGCCTGCCCCACGTCTTCGACGAAGTGCTGCTGGCCGGGCCCGATGATCAGGCTCATGAGGACCGGCCGGTATCCCACGGCGGGCGCGGCGGTGGCGAAGCCGGCGGCGTCGGCCGTGTAGCCCCCGCCAATGAAGAGGTCCGCGCCGGCGTCCCGGGCCGCGGCGGCGATCGCTTCGTGGTCGGCCGCTCCGACTTCATAGGACCGGTCCATCACGATCTCCAGCCCGTGGCCGCGGACCGCCTCGCGCACGCCCTCGACCACCGATGCCGGAAACGCGGAGTTCTCGTACACGATCGCCACGGTCTGCGCTCCGCCGAACACGGCCACCTCCACGGAACCCTGCAGGTAGGCCGGTCCCGGCGTCAGCAGCTGGACACTCCATTGCCGCTGTCGTTCGGACCAGATCGAGGGCGCCGCCGCCATCGGAGCGACCATCGGCACCCCCGCGGCCTCGTTGACGGCGAGGACGGTTTCCGTGATCGGGCTGCTGTAGGGGCCCAGCAGCGCGTCGACCGCGCCGGAGGCCGTGAACTCCTCGTACAGGCGCGCGCTCGCCTGGGCATCGCTCCCGTCGTCGCGGATCTCCAGTTGCACGGGCCGACCGCGAATCCCCCCCTTCTCGTTGAGGATCTCGACGGCGAGTCGATACCCCCGCACGACTTCGATCCCTTCCACGCCGTGCCGCCCGGTCTCGGAGATGGCCGCCGCCAGCGTGATCGGCGTCCCGTCCGAGCCCGGCTCCGGCCCCGTGGAGTCCGCCGGGTCGTCCACGCACCCGGCCGCGACCAGGGCCAGTGTCAGGAAGCCTGCCGCCAAGCCGGTCGTCCGTCCGGCTCGATGTGCCCGATATATGCCGCGCCTGAGTCCCATGAATATCGCCTCGAAACCTGAAGACATTCCTTTAGCGCAACTCCGTTTCGTCACCGTCCAGGGTACGGATCCTCGCCACGAGCGCGGGCTCCGGCCCCTCGTCCACTTCGAGCACCAGGTCCAGCGACTCGAGGGTGGATCGTACCGCGGCGGGGTCCGGGTGTTCGGCCCGGAACGAGATCAGCCGCCCGCCCGGCGGCGTCGCGCGGGCCGGGTGCGGCGTCGTTCCCCAGTCGATGAAGAAAGGTACGAGGCCGTCGTGGAGGACGGACGTGAAGGCCGTGATCTCCCAGCTCAGTTCGCCGCCGTCCGGCCGGAGCCGGGAGCCGGGCCGCACCGGACCCAGCGGGACGCCCCGGCCCGAGGCCCGCGCGACGAGCGCCGCGAGGTCCGTCCCGCGGGCCGCCCACGTGACAAGCCGGGGCTCGGCGAGGCCCTCGATCCCGAACGGGAGCGGTTCGTCCCGGGGCGGCGCCTCGGGGTCCGGACCGAGGATCTCGAGGTAGATGTCGCCCCCGAGCGAAAGGAGATGGTTGGCGGTGCCGAGGTTGCCGTGGCGGCCGCCGAACGGGGCTTCGACACCGAGCCGGTCGGCCACCCACGCGACCCCTTCCGCGAGGTCGGCGGTCCCCAGCAGCAGATGGTCGAGATTCGCCGGGACGGCGGGGGCGCCGGGGGCACCCGGTCCGCTCCGCGGCGGTGTCGTCGGGAGCATGGCCACTTCCGTCAGCCTCCCTCGTCTTCGAGTTCGACGCCGAGCCCGTCGGCGATCCGGTTCACGAACGCATAGTAGGCGGTGACGGCGCAAATATCGTGGATCGCGCGATCATCGAAACCGTGCGCCTTCAATCCGTCGACCGCGGATTCGTGCTCGCCGCCCGGGTCGAGCGTCAGCCGCGCGGCATAGTCGAGCATCGCCCGGTCGGCCTCATCCAGCTCGGCCGTCGCATGGTCCGTTGCGAG from Candidatus Palauibacter polyketidifaciens carries:
- a CDS encoding ABC transporter substrate-binding protein, coding for MAAGFLTLALVAAGCVDDPADSTGPEPGSDGTPITLAAAISETGRHGVEGIEVVRGYRLAVEILNEKGGIRGRPVQLEIRDDGSDAQASARLYEEFTASGAVDALLGPYSSPITETVLAVNEAAGVPMVAPMAAAPSIWSERQRQWSVQLLTPGPAYLQGSVEVAVFGGAQTVAIVYENSAFPASVVEGVREAVRGHGLEIVMDRSYEVGAADHEAIAAAARDAGADLFIGGGYTADAAGFATAAPAVGYRPVLMSLIIGPGQQHFVEDVGQAARCVAGNSPWHPALQTVGFIADNATFVSRYRAAHGTTPGYHAAGGFAAVELLAEGLDQTAAGPGGTNRGALRDYLFSARTGTIAGPYEVAPIDDGEAGAQRGLKGLQVQWQDDGAGGLALRIVHPWAAANAVPCYMR
- a CDS encoding VOC family protein is translated as MLPTTPPRSGPGAPGAPAVPANLDHLLLGTADLAEGVAWVADRLGVEAPFGGRHGNLGTANHLLSLGGDIYLEILGPDPEAPPRDEPLPFGIEGLAEPRLVTWAARGTDLAALVARASGRGVPLGPVRPGSRLRPDGGELSWEITAFTSVLHDGLVPFFIDWGTTPHPARATPPGGRLISFRAEHPDPAAVRSTLESLDLVLEVDEGPEPALVARIRTLDGDETELR